From the genome of Streptococcus lutetiensis, one region includes:
- a CDS encoding DUF2130 domain-containing protein: MNNIKCPHCGTVFTINETEYSQLLAQVRSSEFDKEIHERLEKEKALLEEKSKNDLQVQASAKDKEIADLTTQLEQLKQSLELDNQRQLAKKDQEILKLKSSLENFQSNKDLELTKALTEKDKEVAELKNQLEYLSLENKTSLVEAVASVEKERDDVKSKLALQEKEAELSLASVKRDYEAQLKAANEQVEFYKNFKAQQSTKAIGESLEVYAETEFNKVRAYAFPNATFGKDNEVSSRGSKGDFIYRETDENGIEILSIMFEMKNEADETKTKHKNKDFYKELDKDRREKNCEYAVLVTMLEADNDYFNTGIVDVSHEYEKMYVVRPQLFIQLIGILRNAALNSLKYKQELALVREQNIDITHFEDDLETFKNAFAKNYNSASNNFKKAIDEIDKSIRRMEEVKRFLTTSENQLRLANNKLDDVSVKKLTRKNPTMRAKFEALKD; this comes from the coding sequence ATGAATAACATTAAGTGTCCCCATTGTGGAACAGTCTTTACCATTAATGAAACAGAATACAGTCAATTGCTAGCTCAAGTCAGAAGTAGCGAATTCGACAAAGAAATTCATGAGCGTTTAGAAAAAGAAAAGGCACTTTTAGAAGAAAAATCAAAAAATGATTTGCAAGTTCAAGCTAGTGCTAAAGATAAAGAAATTGCAGATTTAACTACGCAATTAGAGCAGCTAAAACAAAGTTTAGAGCTTGACAATCAACGCCAACTGGCTAAGAAAGACCAAGAAATTCTCAAGTTAAAATCTAGCTTGGAAAATTTCCAATCAAATAAAGATTTGGAACTAACAAAAGCTTTAACAGAAAAAGATAAAGAAGTAGCTGAGCTTAAAAATCAACTCGAATATTTATCACTTGAAAATAAAACAAGTCTGGTAGAAGCAGTTGCTAGCGTTGAAAAAGAACGTGATGATGTTAAGTCAAAATTAGCCCTCCAAGAAAAAGAAGCTGAATTATCTCTTGCATCTGTTAAAAGAGATTACGAAGCTCAATTGAAAGCTGCCAATGAACAAGTTGAATTCTACAAAAACTTCAAAGCTCAGCAATCAACCAAGGCAATCGGCGAAAGCTTAGAAGTCTATGCTGAAACAGAATTTAATAAAGTTCGTGCTTATGCTTTTCCCAATGCAACCTTCGGTAAAGATAACGAAGTATCAAGCCGTGGGTCAAAAGGGGACTTCATTTATCGTGAAACTGATGAAAATGGTATTGAAATACTATCTATCATGTTTGAGATGAAAAACGAAGCCGATGAGACAAAAACTAAACACAAAAACAAAGATTTTTACAAAGAATTAGATAAAGATCGACGTGAAAAAAATTGTGAGTATGCGGTCCTAGTTACCATGTTAGAAGCTGACAATGATTACTTCAACACAGGAATTGTCGATGTTAGCCATGAATATGAAAAGATGTACGTGGTTCGTCCGCAATTATTCATCCAATTGATTGGTATTTTGCGAAATGCTGCGCTTAATTCTCTTAAGTACAAACAAGAATTAGCCTTGGTTCGTGAACAGAATATCGATATTACACATTTTGAAGATGACCTTGAAACCTTTAAAAATGCCTTTGCGAAAAACTATAATTCAGCAAGTAATAACTTCAAAAAAGCCATTGATGAAATTGACAAATCAATCCGTCGTATGGAAGAAGTGAAACGTTTCTTAACGACAAGCGAAAACCAACTTCGACTTGCTAATAATAAACTTGACGACGTTTCAGTCAAAAAATTAACCCGAAAAAATCCAACAATGCGAGCAAAATTTGAAGCCTTAAAAGATTAA
- a CDS encoding restriction endonuclease subunit S, with amino-acid sequence MSELIEKYEANPITKVSLSDVTEHFKGKAVSKLGDTGNVSVVNLSDMTETGIDYDHLKKIDAEQESVSRYLLEDGDVLIASKGTVKKVAVFYDQDRVIIACANITVLRPIADISGTYIKLFLESELGQELLETTNTGKNVMNLNTKKIVSIQIPKLQPLKQAFLIQRYEQGLKDYKRKILRAQQEWQHIRDDVAKNLF; translated from the coding sequence ATGAGTGAATTGATTGAGAAATATGAAGCAAATCCGATTACCAAAGTTTCTTTAAGTGACGTGACAGAACATTTTAAAGGAAAGGCCGTTTCAAAATTAGGAGATACAGGAAATGTATCGGTTGTTAACTTAAGTGATATGACTGAGACTGGCATTGATTACGACCATTTGAAAAAGATTGATGCTGAACAAGAGAGTGTCTCACGTTACCTTTTAGAAGATGGAGATGTTTTAATTGCCTCAAAGGGAACAGTTAAGAAAGTCGCTGTTTTTTATGATCAAGATAGGGTAATCATTGCCTGTGCCAACATTACTGTTTTAAGACCGATCGCTGATATTTCAGGAACTTATATCAAATTATTTTTAGAATCTGAGTTAGGTCAAGAACTTCTTGAGACAACTAATACCGGAAAAAATGTAATGAATTTGAATACGAAAAAAATTGTTAGTATTCAAATACCAAAACTTCAACCACTCAAACAAGCTTTTCTCATTCAACGATATGAACAAGGTTTGAAAGATTACAAGCGTAAAATATTACGTGCTCAACAAGAATGGCAACATATTCGTGATGATGTTGCAAAGAACCTATTCTAG
- a CDS encoding FtsX-like permease family protein, translating to MSKKTYWKDIRKSIVSSKGRFLSIMLLMMLGAFAFIALKVTGPDMQRTTSIYLKKHNTTDLSVIASYGFSDDDQKELTRIKNSTIDYGYLTDVTIKNTDDAIRVFSNSKRISKYEIVSGAYPKTSDEIALASTMQKKYHLGDEISFTQSDEQGILKKTTFKVVGFVNSSEILSKSSIGTSSAGNGVLKYYAVVPESAFDSDFYTIARIRYNDLKNLNPFSETYKKKIAKKEKALEDLLSDNPSQRLVQLKSETQTSIDANQAKVDAAKSQLEAQKATLTQLPNEQQLAAQDSINQAQAQITESEKQLDDAKVNLDAMKEPTYATYTRSSFPGGGGYQTYASSTSSIGSIGNVFPIVLYVVAALVTFTTMTRFVDEERTNSGVLKALGYSNSDVIMKFVIYGFVASMTGTILGIFAGHYILSRIIAEIVTGDTTLGSTTYYFYWSYTLIAIVFALVSAVLPAFIIARKELSEKPSQLLLPKPPVKGSKIFLERIDFIWRRLSFAHKVTARNIFRYKQRMLMTIFGVAGSVALLFAGLGIQSSLGKIIDNQFSRLMPYDMIVVTNGDSSQKDLMSVLDSKKVSKYQSIYLSHVTESISGLTDKQDISILVSQGKSFGDFIHLKDAKTAQDLTLTDDGVVLSEKLADLYHVKAGDSFDFKDQNGNKHSLKVSAIAEMNVGHYLFMSRKAYEKLFDEGVKDNAYLVTLKNHSSKNIEDLSTRLLAMDSVSAVGQNTSLIKNVNSVVVSLNGAMTFLIIISILLAVVILYNLTNINVAERIRELSTIKVLGFYDNEVTMYIYRETISLSLIGIVVGLISGKYLHQLIMNMIGSDSIKFGTEVSLSIYIIPIIVVIGILFLLGWLVNHILKTVDMLEALKSVD from the coding sequence ATGTCAAAAAAGACTTATTGGAAAGATATCAGAAAATCAATCGTAAGTTCAAAAGGTCGTTTTTTATCCATTATGCTTTTGATGATGCTTGGAGCTTTTGCTTTTATCGCCTTGAAAGTAACTGGTCCTGATATGCAAAGAACAACAAGTATTTATCTGAAAAAGCACAATACCACGGACCTGTCAGTCATTGCAAGCTATGGTTTTAGTGATGATGACCAAAAAGAATTGACTAGGATTAAAAATAGTACAATTGACTATGGTTATTTAACAGACGTAACAATTAAAAATACCGATGATGCTATTCGTGTGTTTTCAAATAGCAAACGCATTTCAAAATATGAGATAGTCTCAGGTGCCTATCCCAAGACTTCTGATGAAATTGCCTTAGCATCAACCATGCAAAAGAAATACCACCTTGGTGATGAGATTAGCTTTACACAATCTGACGAACAAGGTATTTTGAAAAAAACGACATTCAAAGTTGTTGGCTTTGTCAATTCCTCAGAGATTCTTTCAAAATCTAGCATTGGGACATCAAGTGCTGGAAACGGAGTATTGAAATACTATGCCGTCGTTCCAGAATCAGCCTTTGACAGTGATTTTTACACGATTGCTAGAATTCGTTATAACGATTTAAAAAATCTAAATCCGTTTTCAGAGACTTATAAGAAAAAAATAGCTAAAAAAGAAAAAGCCCTAGAGGATTTGCTTTCTGATAATCCTAGTCAACGTCTAGTACAATTAAAATCAGAAACGCAAACCTCAATTGATGCTAATCAAGCAAAGGTCGATGCAGCTAAATCTCAACTGGAAGCCCAAAAAGCTACGCTCACTCAATTACCAAATGAGCAACAATTAGCAGCACAAGACTCCATTAATCAAGCCCAAGCTCAAATTACTGAGAGTGAAAAGCAACTTGATGACGCTAAAGTTAATCTTGATGCTATGAAAGAGCCGACTTATGCAACGTATACTCGCTCAAGTTTCCCTGGTGGAGGAGGTTATCAGACTTATGCTTCTAGTACCTCAAGTATTGGTAGCATCGGCAATGTCTTTCCCATTGTGTTGTATGTGGTCGCAGCTTTGGTGACTTTCACAACAATGACGCGATTTGTTGATGAAGAACGCACTAATTCAGGAGTGTTAAAAGCTCTTGGTTATAGCAATAGTGACGTTATTATGAAATTTGTTATCTATGGTTTTGTTGCTAGCATGACAGGGACCATCTTGGGAATTTTTGCGGGGCATTACATTTTGTCACGAATCATTGCTGAGATTGTTACAGGTGATACGACTTTAGGAAGTACGACTTATTATTTCTATTGGTCGTATACGTTGATTGCAATTGTATTTGCTCTTGTTAGTGCGGTTTTACCAGCCTTTATTATTGCTAGAAAAGAGCTTAGTGAGAAACCTTCTCAGCTTTTGTTGCCAAAACCACCAGTTAAAGGTTCAAAAATTTTCTTAGAGCGTATTGATTTTATCTGGCGTCGTTTATCATTTGCACATAAAGTCACTGCTCGAAATATTTTTCGATACAAACAACGTATGCTGATGACCATATTTGGCGTTGCTGGATCGGTTGCCCTTTTATTTGCTGGACTAGGCATTCAATCTTCTTTAGGAAAAATTATTGATAATCAATTTTCACGTTTAATGCCATATGACATGATTGTGGTAACCAATGGCGATAGTAGTCAAAAAGACTTGATGTCTGTTTTAGATTCTAAAAAAGTATCCAAATACCAAAGCATATATTTATCACATGTTACAGAAAGTATCTCTGGATTGACTGATAAACAAGACATTTCAATTTTGGTTAGTCAAGGTAAAAGTTTTGGTGACTTTATTCATTTGAAAGATGCTAAAACAGCACAAGACTTGACCTTAACAGATGATGGTGTTGTCCTATCAGAAAAATTAGCTGACTTATATCATGTAAAAGCTGGTGATTCATTTGATTTTAAAGATCAAAATGGGAATAAGCATTCTCTTAAAGTTTCTGCAATTGCTGAAATGAATGTTGGTCACTATCTCTTTATGTCACGAAAAGCTTATGAAAAACTCTTTGATGAAGGGGTTAAAGATAATGCTTACCTTGTTACGCTTAAAAATCACTCTAGTAAGAACATTGAAGATCTGTCTACAAGATTATTAGCCATGGATAGTGTATCAGCTGTCGGTCAAAATACTTCACTGATTAAGAATGTTAACTCAGTCGTTGTATCTCTTAATGGTGCAATGACGTTTCTAATCATCATATCTATTTTACTTGCTGTCGTTATTCTCTATAATTTGACTAATATTAATGTGGCTGAACGTATTCGAGAATTATCAACGATTAAGGTTCTTGGATTTTATGATAATGAAGTGACCATGTACATTTATCGTGAAACCATTAGCTTATCATTAATTGGTATTGTAGTAGGATTGATTAGTGGAAAATACTTACATCAACTGATTATGAATATGATTGGTTCAGATTCAATTAAGTTTGGGACTGAAGTTAGCTTATCAATTTACATCATTCCAATTATCGTTGTTATTGGCATACTATTCTTGTTAGGTTGGCTTGTTAATCATATTCTTAAGACAGTTGATATGCTAGAAGCGTTGAAATCAGTCGATTGA
- a CDS encoding ABC transporter ATP-binding protein, whose product MAYIEMKHSYKRYQTGDTEIIANNDINFAIEKGELVIILGASGAGKSTVLNILGGMDTNDEGQVLIDGVDIANYSQKELTTYRRNDVGFVFQFYNLVPNLTAKENVELASEIVVDARDAEQTLIDVGLGKRLNNFPAQLSGGEQQRVSIARAVAKNPKLLLCDEPTGALDYQTGKQVLKILQDMSRHKGSTVIIVTHNSALAPIADRVIHMHDATVSSIEVNEHPQDIETLEY is encoded by the coding sequence ATGGCATATATTGAAATGAAGCATTCTTATAAACGTTATCAAACTGGTGATACAGAGATTATTGCTAATAATGATATTAATTTTGCCATTGAAAAAGGAGAATTGGTCATTATTTTAGGGGCATCAGGAGCTGGAAAATCAACTGTCTTAAATATTCTCGGTGGTATGGACACGAACGATGAAGGGCAAGTTTTGATTGACGGGGTTGATATTGCTAATTACAGTCAAAAGGAGTTGACAACCTATCGTCGAAATGATGTTGGTTTTGTTTTCCAATTTTACAATTTAGTTCCGAATTTAACTGCCAAAGAAAATGTTGAATTGGCTTCGGAAATCGTTGTAGATGCTAGAGACGCTGAGCAGACTTTGATTGATGTGGGACTTGGAAAACGTCTTAATAACTTTCCAGCTCAATTGTCAGGTGGAGAACAACAACGGGTGTCAATTGCGCGTGCGGTAGCCAAAAATCCCAAATTATTGCTTTGCGATGAGCCGACTGGTGCCCTTGATTATCAAACCGGAAAACAAGTCTTAAAAATTTTGCAAGATATGTCACGTCATAAGGGGTCGACTGTTATTATAGTTACGCATAATTCAGCTCTTGCCCCAATTGCTGATCGTGTGATTCACATGCACGATGCTACGGTAAGCAGTATCGAAGTTAATGAGCATCCTCAAGATATTGAAACACTAGAATATTGA
- a CDS encoding TetR/AcrR family transcriptional regulator, whose translation MKKRHTETENYLKQALAKLLLEKNFEEVTVSDLTRTAGINRGTFYLHYVDKYDMADQFKNDTLDDLFHILSDESIYTDTRAVLFRTLTYVKENFEFIYAISKSAYVDFPKTIKDFVYEFLLTVPEFKETITAYYDIPYQYALEVYLSSIESIISLWVANGGKESTEEITDIILKVAALEKMI comes from the coding sequence ATGAAAAAACGTCATACTGAAACTGAAAATTACCTCAAGCAAGCCCTTGCGAAATTGCTGTTGGAGAAGAATTTTGAAGAGGTTACAGTGTCTGATTTGACACGAACCGCGGGAATAAACCGCGGAACATTTTACCTGCACTATGTTGATAAATACGATATGGCAGACCAGTTCAAAAATGATACTCTGGATGATTTATTTCATATTTTAAGTGATGAAAGCATTTATACCGACACACGTGCAGTTCTTTTTAGAACATTAACCTATGTTAAAGAAAATTTTGAATTTATCTATGCCATTTCAAAATCAGCTTATGTTGATTTTCCAAAAACAATCAAGGACTTTGTCTATGAATTTCTTCTGACTGTTCCTGAATTCAAGGAGACAATCACTGCCTACTACGATATTCCCTACCAGTACGCCTTGGAAGTATATTTGTCAAGCATTGAAAGCATCATTTCGCTCTGGGTAGCCAATGGTGGCAAAGAAAGCACCGAAGAAATCACAGACATTATCCTAAAAGTCGCCGCACTAGAAAAAATGATTTGA